The Streptomyces venezuelae genomic interval CGGCCGCCCGCTCGCCGTCGCCGGCGGCCGCCAGGGCCGTGGCGAGGACGTCGAGGCCGAGGGCGACACCCAGGCTGGCGCCGAGCCTCCGGGTGCCTTCGAGCATGGCGCGGGCGTGTCCGGCGGCGTCCGCGGGTGCGCCCTCCAGGAGGCCGGTGAGGGCGAGCTGGTACTCCAGGGCGGTGCGGGTCCAGTGCTCGTCGAGCTGCTCGCAGAGGGCCCTGAGCGCGAGGGCCCGCTCGCGGGCCTCGGCGAGCCGGCCGAGGCCGGTGAGGGCGAAGACCCGCACGAGGCCGCAGCGGAGCCGGGCCGCGGAGTCGGCCGGTCCGCCGGGCACGGCGTCGAGGACGTGGTCCACGACGACGAACGCGGCCATGGGGCGGCCGGTGGTCAGGGCGAGCAGGCCGGCGAGGGCGGCGGCGTCCAGGGTGAGGTCGCCCGGCCGGGGCCGCCCGGCCTCCGCATACGGATCACGGTCCGGGCCGGGCGCGTCCGCGCGCTCCGTCTCCAGGGCCTCCTCGTACTCCGTGTAGCGGGCCTCGCGGGCGCAGCGTTCGCTGACGTCCTGGGCCGGGCCGAACTCGCCCTGGAGGACGAGGGTCACGCCGAGCGCCCAGAGGGCGCGGGCCCGGGCCCGGCCGCGCGAGCCGCTGAGGAGCAGGGCCTGTTCGATGCCGTCGCGGGCCTCCCGGAGGCGGCCACGGCAGGACCAGGCGAAGGCGACGGAGCCGACGAGGTCGAGGGCCGCGTCGGGGTCGGTGCGCAGCAGCCGGTCGAGGGCGGTGCGGAGGTCGGTGTGGTGGGCGTCGACGCTGCGGTACCAGCGGAGCTGGCGGGCGCCGTGCCATTCGGTGTCCGCGCGGCGCGCGAGGCCCCGGAAGTGGGCGGCGTGCCGGTCTGCGACGGTCCCGGTCTCGCCGGTCCGCTCCAGCCAGGTCGCCCCGTACGCGCGGATGGTGTCGAGCATGCGGTGGCGGCCTGAGGCGTCCGGCGGGCGGACCACCGAGGAGCGGACGAGTCCGTCGAGGGCCTCCGGCAGGGTCGCGGGGGTCAGCGGGCCGCCGGAGCAGACGGCGAGGGCCGACGCCACGTCGAAGGGGCCGCGGAAGACGGAGAGGCGGGCCCAGAGGAGGCGTTCGAGCGGGGCGCACAGTTCGTGGCTCCAGCCGATGGCGGCGCGCAGGGTCTGGTGCCGGCTCGGCCACACCCGCTCGGTGTGGGCGAGCAGGTCGAACCGGGCTCCCGGCGGGGTGTCGAAGCGGGTCCCGAGCTGGTCCCGGACGGCCTCGGCACCCTGGAGGCGGATCTGTGCCGCCGCCAGCTCCAGGGCCAGGGGGATGCCTTCGAGGCGTACGCAGATCTCGCCCGCGGGCCCCGCGGCGGGGAAGTCCTCCCCGGCGGCCCTGCGGAGCAGCTCCAGGGCGTCCCGCCCGGCGGGCGGCAGCGGGTCGAGGGCGATGATCCGTTCGCCCTCGACGCCGAGGGGGCTGCGGCTGGTGGCGAGGACGGTGAGGCCGGGGGCGGCGGCGAGCAGTTCGGCGACGAGCCTGGCGCAGGGTCCGGCGAGGTGCTCGCAGGAGTCGAGGACGAGGAGCAGCCGGTCCTCGGCGAGTCTGCGGCAGAGCGCGGTGGTCGCCATGCCGGGGGTGTGGTCGGCGAGGTCGACGGAGTCGGCGACGAGCGCGACGAGGAGCCGGTCGCCGTCGAGGGGGGTCAGGTCGGTCCACCAGGCGCCGTCCGGGAACCGTTCGGCGACGCGGTGCGCGGAGCGCAGCGCGAGCCGGGTCTTGCCGACGCCGCCGACGCCGGTCACGGTGACGAGGCGGTGCTCCGCCAACGCGGCGGATATTCGGCCCAGTTCCGTGCGGCGCCCCACGAACCCAGGGTTCTCGTCCGGAAGATGTCCACGCACGGAAGCAGTCTCCCTCATGATGGGCTCGAACGGACCGGCTGAACCGCTTCGTTACGCATCTTGTCCGGCACCGGACCGTCATTCTGCGTCGTTCCCGGTCATCCCCCGTCATCCCCCGTGGTTCCCCGGTCACTTCACCGTCACGTCCACCGAGTGCCATCCCTGTGCCCCGTCGGGCATGGTGCCGGTGCGCTCTTCCGGCTGGGTGACGCCGGTGCCGTCGGTGGCCCGGACGGTGAGGGTGTGGCGGCCGGGGGTGGCCTCCCAGGGGTACGTCCACTGGCGCCAGGTGTCGGGGCTGTCCTCGGCGGCGAGCCGGGCGTCGCGCCAGGGGCCTTCGTCGATCCGTACCTCGACCCGGCGGATGCCCCGGTGCTGGGCCCAGGCGACCCCGGCGATCATGACGGTGCCGGCGGCGGGGCGGGCGAGGGGGCGCGGGGTGTCGATGCGGGACTGGGTCTTGACGGGTGCCTGGGCGGCCCAGCCGCGCGGGACCCAGTAGGCGTCGTAGGCGTCGAAGGTGGTGAGCTCGATCGAGGTGATCCATTTGCAGGCGGAGACGTATCCGTACAGGCCGGGGACGAGCATGCGGACGGGGAAGCCGTGGGTGAAGGGCAGGGGTTCGCCGTTCATCCCGAAGGCGAGGAGGGAGTCTCGGCCGTCCATGACGGCCTCGACGGGGGTGCCGATGGTCATGCCGTCGACGGAGCGGGCGACGAGCTGGTCGGCGGGACCGCCTTCGGACGGCGGCCGGACGCCGGCCTCGCGGAGCAGGTCGGCGAGGGAGACGCCGAGCCAGCGGGCGTTGCCGACGTACGGACCGCCGACCTCGTTGGAGACGCAGGCCAGGGTGATGTCCCGCTCCACGATCCGCCGGGTCATCAGCTGCCGCAGTGTGAGGGTGAGTTCCTCGCGTACGCCGCTGCCGTGGACGCGCAGCCGCCAGCGGTCGGCGTCGACCCGGGGCACGACGAGCGCCGTGTCGACCCGGTAGAAGTCGCGGTTGGGTGTGACGAAGGGGCTGATGCCGGGGACGCGGAGCTGGGCTCCGGAGGGTACGGGCGGGGCGGGGGACGCGGGCTCCGGCAGCCTCAGGGCCGCGCGGGATGCGGCGGCGTTCTCCTCGGCGGGGCTGCCGATCGCCCTGGCGACGGCGGCGGCGCCGGTCGCCGCGAGGCCGGCGGACGCGGCCACGACCAGGAAGTTCCGGCGGTCGGCGCGGGCGCCCCCGATTCCCGTGCGGGCTCTCCGGGCGAAGAGGAGGCCGATCAGGCCGAAGAGCAGGATCGCGCCCGCCACGGCCCCCACGAGCGAGGGCACGGCGTCGAGGGCGGAGTCCGAGTCGGGGCGGGTGACGGCGGCCAGGGCCCCGAGGACGCCGAAGGCGCCGACCGCCGCCGAGCCGAGCAGGCGGTGGCGCAGGGCGAGGAGCCCGATCCCGATGGCGAGGATCCCGAGGATGACCAGGATGCCGAGCTGGAGGACGGCCTTGTCGGCCTCGCCGAACTCGCGGATCGCCCACTCCTTGACGGCCGCCGGGGTGTGGTCGACGACGGCGCCGCCGACGG includes:
- a CDS encoding ATP-binding protein, which produces MRETASVRGHLPDENPGFVGRRTELGRISAALAEHRLVTVTGVGGVGKTRLALRSAHRVAERFPDGAWWTDLTPLDGDRLLVALVADSVDLADHTPGMATTALCRRLAEDRLLLVLDSCEHLAGPCARLVAELLAAAPGLTVLATSRSPLGVEGERIIALDPLPPAGRDALELLRRAAGEDFPAAGPAGEICVRLEGIPLALELAAAQIRLQGAEAVRDQLGTRFDTPPGARFDLLAHTERVWPSRHQTLRAAIGWSHELCAPLERLLWARLSVFRGPFDVASALAVCSGGPLTPATLPEALDGLVRSSVVRPPDASGRHRMLDTIRAYGATWLERTGETGTVADRHAAHFRGLARRADTEWHGARQLRWYRSVDAHHTDLRTALDRLLRTDPDAALDLVGSVAFAWSCRGRLREARDGIEQALLLSGSRGRARARALWALGVTLVLQGEFGPAQDVSERCAREARYTEYEEALETERADAPGPDRDPYAEAGRPRPGDLTLDAAALAGLLALTTGRPMAAFVVVDHVLDAVPGGPADSAARLRCGLVRVFALTGLGRLAEARERALALRALCEQLDEHWTRTALEYQLALTGLLEGAPADAAGHARAMLEGTRRLGASLGVALGLDVLATALAAAGDGERAADVSGTGEAYWRSTGQPRRGLPGLRALREKYTDTARATIGEPAYEEIFLRALTGLPQDGLDRALRGSAEA
- a CDS encoding molybdopterin-dependent oxidoreductase, which produces MTLSESPREPTRTDRLLAAVGGLLAGYVSLAVADIVAHWVRPEASPVPAVGGAVVDHTPAAVKEWAIREFGEADKAVLQLGILVILGILAIGIGLLALRHRLLGSAAVGAFGVLGALAAVTRPDSDSALDAVPSLVGAVAGAILLFGLIGLLFARRARTGIGGARADRRNFLVVAASAGLAATGAAAVARAIGSPAEENAAASRAALRLPEPASPAPPVPSGAQLRVPGISPFVTPNRDFYRVDTALVVPRVDADRWRLRVHGSGVREELTLTLRQLMTRRIVERDITLACVSNEVGGPYVGNARWLGVSLADLLREAGVRPPSEGGPADQLVARSVDGMTIGTPVEAVMDGRDSLLAFGMNGEPLPFTHGFPVRMLVPGLYGYVSACKWITSIELTTFDAYDAYWVPRGWAAQAPVKTQSRIDTPRPLARPAAGTVMIAGVAWAQHRGIRRVEVRIDEGPWRDARLAAEDSPDTWRQWTYPWEATPGRHTLTVRATDGTGVTQPEERTGTMPDGAQGWHSVDVTVK